The following is a genomic window from Hemibagrus wyckioides isolate EC202008001 linkage group LG22, SWU_Hwy_1.0, whole genome shotgun sequence.
ATAGCGACATATTTTTTAGTTTCAATCATGGAGGACTCTTACAGTCGATGTCCACTTGGCAGTCCTCAGGGTTCTCGATGTGGTTCTCCTCCGTCATGATGATGGTCTCGATGTCCTTCATGGTCAAGTGGTCGCAAAACGTCTCGTAAAGAAGACGCTTCAACTCATCCACAGTGAGCTTCTGCATGTCGCACTGTCATGCATAAAAAACAAGAATTTTActtaacaacacaacacacaaataaactcttcataaCAACTGACTTTTATTATTCCTTTTTCATGAAGGctgtccttatttatttattttttgggaaATAAGGTCATTATAACACTTTTTGATGGCACTTCCTGTTTCTTGGGTTGCTTCACATCTGcactattgtgttggtcccccttttgctgtccaaaacagtcctgacccgtcctgcgctgtgtattctgacacctttctatcagaaccagcattaacttcttcagcagtttgatcaacagtagctcgtctgttggatcggatcacacgggccagccttctctccccacgtgtatcaatgacccttgaccgtccatgaccctgtcgccggttcaccactgttccttccttggacctcttttgatagatactgaccactgcagaccgggaacaccccacaagagctgcagttttggagatgctctgatccagtggtctagccatcacaatttggcccttcgtcaaactcgctcaaatccttacgcttgcccatatttcctgcttctaacatcaactttgaggacagaatgttcacttgctgcctaatatatcccacccactaacaggagacatgatgaggttgtgtgtgtgtgtgtgtgcgtgtgtgtgttaatgggatcattaaagtctatctatctatctatctatctatctatctatctatctatctatctatctatctatctatctatctatctatctatctatctgtctgtctgcctatctatctatcaatctatgtatctatctattgtaacgaatttagctcaaaatttaaataattaagtgtaattataactggttataattaattataaatattcaaatgggggttttagaactaactgttagagaatcaataacacaattatttgatttgttcgtccagcgaacagacagtataattatatattaattccagggaaagttatcttcctcgccaagaaagaataactactttataaagtactagctgtaatttagcacgtagcaagagcaatgttcagggaccccgaaattgtgagcaaagcacagagacaatcactcgtgaataaaatgcatttaatgacacagaaacacacaatacatactaactatgacacacatacataaaagacaggataaggcctatagagagagaataaggaggcaaagagagatagagagtaaggaagggaatacggaggaaatcagaacgagagagagagagagagagagagagagagagagagagagaaggaaatagagaagagatcaaatatggcaagtttcagatctAGTTTTGATTACAACCGTGTGAGAATCGTCAGGTAATTAGGATTcaccttaataaaggggcttcagcttaaaattgcggatctaaaataattagtaacttttacttgcattggttcgttgataagagtcctgatgtagtggaccaaggaggttcggagattcgaagtcctcggagtaagcaagagattctgctggaTCGAAAAAGGTTTCAGTGGTGCAAACAAAGTTCTtcgattgaagctgccggcaaagtctcagaagaaagtgaaagtcttgtcccgaagaaagatCGGAGTCGAGTCAGGCCACGATGGAAGAGGtcgtgccgggaagaaaaggcgcacGGGGGCCCCCCGACCGCAGAGCGGAGAGGGGGTTGGTCCCCGCGGGGCCGAGCCGAGCTgagctgagcagagcaaaaagctgagcaacgatagatgggtgcttagggtttttattgatcccttggtcgcgcccagtttttcagagtgaccaatccaacacctgaaacttttggagggaaagagtttctttgtctccgctcggtcactcatttgcatactttatggtgggggaatggataaagtttcaattaaagtataGTAGGCTCATGttatgtacttggatgaccacatggcatacactattgcttataaaagtaaaagcggatcattttgatagtagacacgaaagagacagtatgagaggagaggaaactgggtataggcaattTAACATACAatcttatattataaaacattgttctgtttcatgaaaacacagaacacaggtcatgagtggtaatacaaccataaaaacataaaggcaaaaaggggaatacatatacacaggtgtgttaggcatgggtcaggtagggtttattgaaacttgaataaaggaactctccttatgtgcGTGCATGTGGGTCAAGATGAGTGTTTCCAgacgctttgggtgtgtgtgtgtgtgtatgtgtgtgtgtgtgtatgtgtgtgtcttcagtcagaactttggtcatcccccggtcaaggcattgattcggtttagattaaggaattcttgttgacttttaacggcagtaaaactgctaggcacagggtgatttgcatgttaaggtcacaagttgatgtTGAGTCccaggggtgtgaggctgggctatcagtactgatggtctgcagaactccaacattcatggaggcaggattcctcctttgtctccagtctcgttgtgggggtcattggttatccagagccatcagacatcccggaGCCTGGGTCAtatgagttacagcatgtcggttgagTCAAAATGAAATAACTATAAGCGAAATAggtcagttgtgagctgtgtaatgGTTAATTGAGTATAGATGGTTAATTTATAGTATAAATGGTATAGAAGTAAATCTAAGACACAGAGAGACCGTAAACACTCATAGGACAGTTAAGTGTGGTGAAGTACCTCCTGCTCTAGGGCTTTATTCAAGGACACTACAACACTGAGCTGGGACAGGAAACCTTAAGCAGCTTCTTTAAGTTATTTTACAGCTGCTGCTTGAACTTGAAGAGATAACTCAGACTCAGGAATAGCATGTGCCAGTAATCAGAAATTTTCATCAGGAAAGTGCTTAAAATACATGAAAAGAGTTGTGGATGCAAATATGAGGCTCTTTATTAGACTGCTTGATGAACGCTAAATTGCAGAGTAAGTGCAAGGGTGGATGCATTCCTGATtcggctttgtgtgtgtgtgtgtttgtgtgtgtgataaagagagagcgagaacgagagagtgagaaagacaaGGAGAACAGACTGCACTTTGTGTCAGTTTTAATAAGACAAAGTCACTTAATAATTACCTTCCAGAACACGGAGTCAAAATCTGTGCCATTGAACTTGTCAGGCATCCCAGCCGCCGAGATCTTCGGCCCCAGGAGcgtcacaaactcctcaaagtCCACTTGGCCGTCtcctgagagagtgagtaaaggagacagaaagagaagttTGAGCCAAATTGAATTTCAAATTGTTAATAAATTTGTCCGGCACTAACTTTTAGTGCGTGTGTCAGGCTGCTTCTGCAGGTCTACAGCTGAACTGAAGGAATTAAAGGTGAAATGTGATTAAAGGTACAGTCAGTGTTTGTTTGGTAATGTTTTGTGAAGGGATACGGGATACCCATTTATGCAgcagtcatatatatatatgtatatatatatatatatatatatatatatatatatatatatatatgtatatatatatgtatgtatatatatgtatatatgtatatatatgtatatatatatatatatatatatatatatatatatatatatatatatatatatatgtatatatatatatatatatatatatatatatgaaatgctGGTCATCCCATATGATTCATCTCTAGGCCAGGATCTTGCGATATCCCTAACAGCTCCCTGATCTTCCCTTCGGCCACTGCTtgaaccttggggtaaccatggacaatcaactgtcttTTTTCTCACATGTTACTAATGTGACACATTCATGttagtttcttctgtacaacatcatagTGGTTTGGCCATTTTTTTGGCCATCCACACAGGCTGTTCAGGTGCTCATTcatctctggtcatttcgagactggagaactgcaactctctactggAAGGTCTACAtctgaatgcaatttgtcctctgcaaatgatccaaaatgcagctgcgtgACTTGTTTTTAACCtacctaagttctcccacagcaacccactgctgcgttcccttcACTGACTTTAGGCATCAGATTTacaacactgatgcttgcctacaaagccaaaaatggaccagctctctcttacctcaaagctcttattactcctcacactgcacctcgcttcctctgatctactagcactgctcgtctggtcccaccatctctcagggtaagaggtaggtatacatctagactcttctctgttcaggCACCGAGGAGGTGGAATAAACTTTCCCTACATTtcagaacagctgagtcactggatTTCTTCAAATGAtgggtgaagacctacctcttcttgaaacacttaaactagttcttattttccctgtttgttttatgtattaaaaaaatgtgctgTAATTCTACCGAACAGAgttttttaggctgatggtatcctaagtctgaaacctagtgaaccagtgttaattGATAGAGATTCAAAGCATTTGAAGCATTCAAAACTTGGaaagcgtcagtggaaagccaaggcgaagccaaccgaagcaAGGTTATAaattttatgaatattttttcaatcagcaaaagctgtttcgaaagagtcaacccacaataccaacattgccttcggAATCCATTCAAAAGCTAAGTGATTTTTCAGGCATTTTACAGatcggtggtgtgggtggtctgttctatttttagcccaagcttggtggcacgacttcctgtgaggagccttgacatggaatgcttggcttgggtcagttcttgtaagcagccatacagtttacttATAATACAGCTTCGTATTAATgatattagtaatatttttgggtggctggaacagattatcgtttcgcaatacaaattcgtatgccgaggttccactgtacgtGGCTTATTTGTGTCAGGCAGCAAAAACAGCTGCAGTTGGTAGTATTTTATTACAGCTGTACAACGAAGTACACCGAGAAAGACTTGATCAAGGACCGGCAGAAGAATAGAGAATTTACAGACAGGAGATCTGCAGCATAAGcaaatgtgtatataaataagtTTAATTAAATTGTTTCCTGGAGAAGTTCATTAACACATCCAAATTTCATATAATttagtatgtatttttttatattcagttcTTCATAAGTATCCTACCtataaatcttcttcttcttctttcggcttttcccttcaggggtcgccacagcgaatcatctctctccacctatccctatcttctgcatcctcaacacttacacccactagcttcatatcctcatttattacatccatatacctcctctttggtcttcctcttttcctcctgcctggcagctccatatccaacattctcctaccaatatcctcactctccctcctctggacatgtccatcttaacctggcctctctaactttgtcccccaaacgtccaacatgagctgcccctctatgctcctccctcttctgaaaataagtgttaaccacagccatgtccatcctcctagcaaagtccactaccatctgtccttcaaggttcctttccttaactccaaacttgcccatcacctactcatcacctgtgttcccctcaccaacatgtccattaaaatctgctcctatcagcactctctcacctgttggaatactctctatcacctcatctaattcactccagaatctctctttctcctctaactcacaacctacctgtggggcataaccactaacaacattcaacatcaccccttcaacctctaacttcagactcatcaccctgtctgacactctcttcacctccagaacattcctcacaaactcctccttcaggaccacacctaccccatttctcttactatccataccataataaaacagcttgaatcctgctcctatactacgagccttgctacccttccacctggtctcctgtacacacagtatatccaccttccttctctccatcatatcagccagctctctacctttccctgtcatagtaccaacattcaaagttcctattctcagtcctatactcttacctttcctcttctctctctgtctacgcactctcctccctcctctacttcttcgaccaacagtagcccaatttccaccagcaccctgtaggtcaacggcgcttATGGCGGTCgctgttaacccgggcctcgaccgatccggtatgaaatttagagtactgacgatttgcatggttaaatttggcaatgttttacgtcggatgcccttcctgacgcaaccctctctatttatccaggcttgggaccggcacagaagtcactggactgtgagccccatggctagattaagtATCCTACCTATAAATATGAACGTAAATTTCACACCAATATTTACAATACAGAAATGCAGACCGCACTTTTAAGCGCATTTCACCTTTAATTCCTTCAGTTCGGTCAGAGACAATTGCAAAATaagcatgacacacacactaaatattaATGCCAGACAAATTTAAATaacaatttaaaattaaatctcTCTTTATTGTCCTTGATGGCCAGGTTTGTAAGCAGTGGTGCATTCTGGGAGATGGGTATCGACACCCATTCCGCTGTTGACGTGACAGCTGGGTGTGACTTGAAGCTTGTAGTTTTTATTCACTTGATATcttgtgagagtgtgaggtgaTGCAGCATGTCAGGATTTATAACTGCACTTTCTACACAACTGTCAGATCACAGGACATTTTATTTAGAACAGATCGATGCATCGAGGCATGAAGTGGACAGGCCGGGTGTTAGATGTTAGACGTTGATTCGGTATAGATGACGGTGGTGAGAGGAATGGACTAAAAATACATAcagataaaagaataaaagaaagttTTGTGGTAAGTTACAAAAGTGGTGTGGATCaagcagttaaggctctgggttcaatcaggggttcaagctccagtaCTGCCAAGCGActgctgttgggcccctgagcaaggcacttaaccctccctgctccaagGGTGCAGTATcacggctgaccctgtgctctgaccccggCTTTCTAAAACCCTGGGATATGCGAAAACCAggggctcaagtggttaagactgtgggttgttgattggaaaatcagggttcaagccccagcactgggGTTctagctgccactgttgggctcttgagcaaggccctctgCACCAGGGCTGagcctgcgctctgaccccaaccctccaggGATGGGACATGCAAAGAGAGAACTTCACTTTGCAGtaaagtatatgtgacaaataaaggctacttaactacATACACTCTTATAATACCACTTGCtttacttgattttttttataattttttataattactttgtttttgcttttaactttgttgtaaaaaaataaactctttTGACTTAAAAAAGACATCTTGAAATTTTTTTGAGACCGaatcaaaataaaacagattcCTGCTGTAAAGCTTCACTGACTGAGCAGCCTCTGAGGCAGAGAAGACACACGAGCTTTCCTGACCCAATTTATCAAAACAAGCGCTTCATTTTTAAATGCTACTCAGGAAATGAGCCAAAACCTCTGGTGATATTTGTCATTTCACAGCCCCTGTGAAAACATGTACAGGTAAGCTATTAGCTTGCTGAGTGAGAGAGCTTTTGCTAGCCAGAGCTTTAGCTGTTTTATAGTATGACAGCTCTGTATTAAATTTAATGTTGTGTAAAATACAGTACGTATGAATgacctcccttacaaatttttgccttaagaattgaaattttgtaaTGTATGATTTAGCAAAAAGTAGCTAGCCAACAAATCTACAATTCTACTGAAATCCCAGCAGCATTTAGCTAAGTTAGCTAGCTGGGAAACATTATATGTGTTTAATGGAGGCAGTGTTCATTTGTAGTGTAGCTTATTTGGTTATTTTATAAAAGAATCCTCAGATAGGTAAAGtatttagtgaagaaattcccCTAGACGACCCAAATTTCTCTTACTTGAATCATTTTTTGGATCATTTGATCATTACTTTTCCTTTTAGGTGAATTATTACTATTGTAGTAGTATTTTTACTCGGAATCAATATGTTCTTGACTTTTTCCTCCACCCATCCGTTTATGAGCGTAAATAGCtcatgtaatttaatttagtcTAGAAGGAAGGTCGGTCATGTGTCTGGCTTTCCTCACCGTCCATGTCCAGTCTCTGGATGATGACCTCCAGCTCCACCTCGTTGGGCATGTAGCCCAGAGAGCGCATGGCCATGCCCAGCTCCTGCTTAGAGATGAAGCCGTTCCCATCGCGATCAAACACCTTAAACGCTTCCCGAATCTctggagagacaaagagaaaataTGAATCTCTAAAAGACGTTTAATATCGGTTGTTCGGAAGATGAGAGACTGATATTAAAATCACACATGACACACTGACTCAAAAACAGCAccattttctttatatttcttaAAATAGGCAGACAGTCAGACAAATATTCTGAATCAGACAAAATGGACCAAGTGGTAGGACTGAACCTGAAGTAGTGCACTGAATCTTTTAAAGTCAGGTTCATAACTGGCCTCTTTAACAGGAACACCTGCTCAATCTTGTTGCATGAATGCAAtgaataatatacaataatataatatacaatacatacaaaatgcactgctgctacatgattggctgattgaataaCTGCTTaactgttcctaataaagtggaaaaTGAGTATATATTGTTCTCGTGTTGTTCAAGTACGTATCTGCCCCAAGAGCATTTAACATATTGAATAGTTTCTTTTCTGATATGTTAATATTAGTTTGCTGCAAAGCATTATTCTGATTTGAGTTTGTTTGACAACCACAAACAAAACCAACGTCTATTAATTCAGTCGAATAAAATGAGGACAATTTAAGACAACTGcaacaaattaaagaaaaaaacagtggcTTTGTCATGCTATGAGGAAAGAAATGGCCAAAAAAAGGAAATCATCAATTAATACAAAACGCAAGGGGCGGAGACAGGACCTGAGAACATGCCACTTGTCACCATGGGAACCGTAAAGTGAAGAGGGAATCTATAACAAGACATGGGATAAAACGATTCGTTCAGACGTTCAGAAGAATTCATACAGCTCATATTAATATGGTTGGGCTTTAAAACGGAAACTTCAGCACGGAGGTCATTTTCAAGTGTTTGAGCTGAACTCAGTGAAGCAGGATATTGGTTATGCATGAAAGGTGTACATCATTTAAACCTCAGTCTGTTCTACAACACCTCAAAATATTAGGACGGAATCAATCATTCGGGGAAtttgctgttacaggaaaataatcaacagcagtGTTACTGCTTTCCAATAACCTCACTTCCCCAGTGTGACTTATTCCTGCCGCATTATAGCTGTATctgttatttcatttattaaagaataactTTTTAACCACTTCCATTAAACACATATAATGTTTCCTGGCTAGCTAACTTAGCTAAAATGCCCCTGGGATTTTAGTAGCTTCCTAGGTTTGCTGGCTAGCTATGTTTTGGTAATTCATACATCTTTCTTTTCTATCCAGCTATCAGAGATGACACCCATTACCTTAAGGTTTACCTACAAGCTTTAACAGCAGTCAGATATACaatggaacctcagcatatgaatgtaATTCGTTCAGGAGGcgaattcttaaggcaaaaaattGTAATGCGATaagaattttcccataagaaacaATGTAAATGAAGATAATCTGTTCTAGCTGCCCAAAAATGTaaccaatattaccaattttcAACACGATAATCATATTTTTGCATATAAAAACAACCGAAATATACATAGAAAAGACATGTAACCAATGTAGACATTAAACCTTACTTAATCTGAATTTCTGATTCGATTGATTTCGAAAAtagctgactgaaaaaaaatttgtGAACTCG
Proteins encoded in this region:
- the LOC131342973 gene encoding calcium-binding protein 7 yields the protein MPMHPVTSTLMYRGICTIPDILSYGTPVNLPEDEVEEIREAFKVFDRDGNGFISKQELGMAMRSLGYMPNEVELEVIIQRLDMDGDGQVDFEEFVTLLGPKISAAGMPDKFNGTDFDSVFWKCDMQKLTVDELKRLLYETFCDHLTMKDIETIIMTEENHIENPEDCQVDIDSESPTQQVKQTCVRKSLICAFAIAFIISVMLIAANQVLRSGMK